The following are encoded in a window of Aromatoleum petrolei genomic DNA:
- the gcvA gene encoding transcriptional regulator GcvA, translating into MHNRVPLKAVQAFEAAARLSSFALAAEELFVTPSAVSHQIKLLEEQFGVRLFHRVHRAVVLTDAGRRYAEEVSAAFSRIDLATRELGRTEKSDILTVHSTPSFATQWLMPRLARFSAAHPDIDVRLNSSYPPPPDLLTQGVDIDIRWGMRRLQPAGTMVLLFPPETIVPLCTPALANGPNPLRTPENLRDHTLIHSEVCLVSWRDWMRQHRKVKLDISRGLRFDRSFMAISAAVDGLGVCLESLLLVQRELETGRLVAPFGLEGPKVQSYTFNLLKSRAELPKIRNFQDWLFGELDKTGV; encoded by the coding sequence ATGCACAATCGCGTCCCCCTTAAGGCCGTGCAAGCCTTTGAAGCCGCTGCACGGCTGTCTTCTTTTGCGCTCGCAGCAGAAGAACTGTTCGTGACCCCCTCCGCGGTGAGTCACCAGATCAAGCTGTTGGAGGAGCAATTCGGGGTCCGTCTCTTCCATCGCGTGCACCGGGCGGTGGTGCTGACGGACGCCGGGCGCCGCTACGCGGAGGAGGTCTCCGCAGCGTTTTCGCGCATCGACCTGGCCACCCGCGAGCTCGGGCGCACCGAGAAAAGCGACATCCTCACCGTGCATTCGACGCCCAGCTTCGCGACGCAGTGGCTGATGCCGCGCCTGGCGCGTTTCAGTGCAGCCCATCCCGACATCGATGTACGCCTGAACTCGTCCTACCCCCCGCCGCCCGATCTGCTGACGCAAGGCGTCGATATCGACATCCGCTGGGGCATGAGGCGGCTACAGCCGGCCGGCACCATGGTGCTGCTCTTCCCGCCCGAGACCATCGTGCCGCTATGTACGCCCGCGCTCGCGAACGGCCCGAACCCCCTACGCACGCCCGAGAACCTGAGGGACCACACCCTGATCCACAGCGAGGTCTGCCTCGTGAGCTGGCGTGACTGGATGCGCCAGCACCGCAAGGTCAAGCTGGACATCTCCCGCGGCCTGCGCTTCGACCGCTCCTTCATGGCGATCAGTGCCGCGGTGGACGGCCTCGGCGTGTGCCTCGAAAGCCTGCTTCTCGTGCAGCGCGAGCTGGAGACCGGGCGCCTGGTCGCACCGTTCGGCCTGGAGGGGCCCAAGGTGCAGAGCTACACATTCAACCTGCTGAAATCGCGCGCCGAGCTGCCCAAGATCCGCAATTTTCAGGACTGGCTCTTCGGCGAACTCGACAAGACAGGCGTGTGA
- a CDS encoding nucleoid-associated protein, whose translation MSPIQHTITHLVVHKLHRSGESPASAELREGACRVDDAAVRLVERLCGHYADRSSKGYGRFAEDEGEADSPLPRLVREHVVDKSLDFAALSQRMMDALRLCADEEGAEVSGYVVIARILEGATDCLWIAVVGEAVGSAVTGALDIVDCLHLDFAALPAAGRIDLSGWQRGDERYVSFLKGRGDVAPWFKRFLGCGDVVIALKETKKLVQRLSDFAETQRLEAPARDAMLERAHGYLDELGEAGSPLALDEIARKVWPDQPERLDAVLSSGEAPLASGFVPDRRAIRPLVRFRAAGEQWKLEFDRASLHSGAVHYDRASDTLVLSGLPEYLKKMLQEE comes from the coding sequence ATGAGCCCGATCCAGCACACCATCACCCACCTCGTCGTCCACAAGCTCCACCGTTCCGGCGAGAGCCCCGCGAGCGCGGAGCTGCGCGAAGGCGCCTGCCGCGTCGACGATGCCGCGGTGCGCCTGGTCGAGCGCCTGTGCGGCCACTACGCGGACCGCAGCAGCAAGGGTTACGGCCGCTTCGCCGAGGATGAGGGCGAGGCGGACTCGCCGCTGCCGCGCCTCGTGCGCGAGCACGTCGTCGACAAGAGCCTCGACTTCGCCGCGCTGTCGCAGCGCATGATGGACGCGCTGCGCCTGTGCGCGGACGAGGAGGGCGCGGAGGTCAGTGGCTACGTCGTCATCGCACGCATCCTCGAAGGCGCGACCGACTGCCTGTGGATTGCGGTGGTCGGCGAGGCGGTCGGCAGCGCCGTTACCGGCGCGCTCGACATCGTCGACTGCCTGCATCTCGACTTTGCCGCGCTGCCCGCGGCCGGGCGCATCGACCTCAGCGGCTGGCAGCGCGGCGACGAGCGCTACGTGAGCTTCCTCAAGGGGCGTGGCGACGTCGCGCCCTGGTTCAAGCGCTTCCTCGGCTGCGGCGACGTAGTGATCGCGCTGAAGGAAACCAAGAAGCTTGTGCAGCGCCTGTCGGATTTCGCCGAGACGCAGCGCCTGGAGGCACCCGCGCGCGACGCAATGCTGGAACGCGCGCACGGCTACCTCGACGAGCTGGGCGAGGCCGGCTCGCCGCTCGCGCTCGACGAGATCGCGCGCAAGGTGTGGCCCGATCAGCCGGAGCGCCTCGACGCGGTCCTCTCGTCCGGCGAGGCGCCGCTCGCCAGCGGCTTCGTCCCCGACCGCCGTGCGATCCGTCCGCTGGTGCGCTTCCGCGCCGCCGGCGAGCAGTGGAAGCTGGAATTCGACCGCGCGAGCCTGCATTCGGGCGCCGTGCACTACGACCGCGCGAGCGACACGCTGGTGCTGTCGGGCCTGCCCGAGTACCTCAAGAAGATGCTGCAGGAGGAATGA
- a CDS encoding methyltransferase, with the protein MQDHPQIVWQDESGATHTARWRSESGSPPPRRVVLADDQTPADQAYRLACEGTALLYRGDFHNAKQLLQAMARRIERKPRRPGKPAAAKSATETFHLHRQAQAQRARVLGMLLLPFEAGHGLPLRRAPDVRQACLEAYGAADEAYVASLRELLGLIGAHEWRKKGVSIPALGAAIHPHYGVFSPVRGEYVDLVAQAPLPGALTGDAAAFDVGTGTGVIAAVLARRGVAHIVATDQDPRALACAGENIARLGYAGQVDVVQADMFPEGRAALVVCNPPWVPARPSSPVEYAVYDPDSRMLRAFLSGLAAHLAPGGEGWLILSDLAEHLGLRSREALLAMIDAGGLQVLGRLDARPRHGKASDADDALHAARAAEVTSLWRLAAR; encoded by the coding sequence ATGCAGGATCACCCGCAAATCGTCTGGCAGGATGAGTCCGGCGCGACACATACGGCCCGCTGGCGCTCGGAAAGCGGCAGCCCGCCGCCACGTCGTGTCGTGCTCGCCGACGACCAGACGCCCGCCGACCAGGCCTACCGGCTCGCGTGCGAGGGCACGGCGCTGTTGTACCGCGGCGACTTCCACAACGCGAAGCAGCTGCTGCAGGCGATGGCGCGGCGCATCGAGCGCAAGCCGCGCCGCCCCGGCAAGCCCGCCGCGGCAAAGAGCGCGACGGAGACCTTCCACCTGCACCGTCAGGCGCAGGCGCAGCGTGCGCGGGTGCTGGGCATGCTCCTGCTGCCCTTCGAGGCCGGCCACGGCCTGCCGCTGCGCCGCGCGCCGGACGTGCGACAGGCCTGTCTCGAAGCCTACGGCGCCGCCGACGAAGCCTATGTCGCGTCGCTGCGCGAGCTGCTGGGTCTGATCGGCGCGCACGAGTGGCGCAAGAAAGGGGTGTCGATCCCGGCGCTGGGCGCGGCGATCCATCCGCATTACGGCGTGTTTTCGCCGGTGCGCGGCGAATACGTCGATCTCGTCGCCCAAGCCCCCCTGCCCGGGGCCCTCACGGGTGACGCGGCGGCCTTCGACGTGGGGACCGGCACGGGCGTGATCGCAGCCGTGCTCGCACGCCGCGGCGTGGCACACATCGTCGCGACCGACCAGGATCCGCGCGCACTGGCCTGCGCGGGCGAGAACATCGCACGCCTCGGCTATGCGGGGCAGGTCGACGTCGTGCAGGCAGACATGTTCCCCGAGGGGCGCGCGGCGCTGGTCGTGTGCAACCCGCCGTGGGTGCCGGCGCGCCCGAGTTCACCCGTCGAATATGCCGTGTACGATCCCGACAGCCGCATGCTGCGCGCCTTTCTCAGCGGCCTCGCGGCGCATCTCGCGCCCGGCGGGGAAGGCTGGCTGATCCTGTCGGATCTTGCGGAACATCTGGGCCTGCGCTCGCGCGAGGCGCTGCTGGCGATGATCGACGCGGGCGGCCTGCAGGTGCTCGGAAGGCTCGACGCCCGTCCCCGGCATGGCAAGGCGAGCGACGCTGACGATGCGCTGCATGCGGCGCGGGCCGCGGAAGTCACGTCGCTGTGGCGCCTCGCGGCACGCTGA
- a CDS encoding acyl-CoA thioesterase has product MDLPAHQLTMTVLMTPDMANFSGKVHGGAVLKLLDQVAYACASRYAARYVVTLSVDQVMFRQPIMVGELVTFLASVNYTGKSSMEVGIKVVAENIRTQEVRHANSCFFTMVAVDDEGKPVPVPALRPFSPKEKQRFEAAEARKALRLELEKRFAETHGSADKA; this is encoded by the coding sequence ATGGATCTCCCCGCACACCAACTCACGATGACGGTGCTGATGACGCCGGACATGGCGAACTTTTCCGGCAAGGTGCACGGCGGCGCCGTGCTCAAGCTGCTCGACCAGGTCGCCTACGCCTGCGCGAGCCGTTACGCCGCGCGCTATGTCGTCACCCTGTCGGTGGACCAGGTGATGTTCCGCCAGCCGATCATGGTGGGCGAGCTCGTGACCTTCCTCGCAAGCGTCAATTACACCGGCAAGTCGTCGATGGAGGTGGGCATCAAGGTGGTCGCGGAGAACATCCGCACTCAGGAAGTGCGCCACGCCAACAGCTGCTTCTTCACCATGGTGGCGGTGGACGACGAGGGCAAGCCGGTGCCGGTGCCGGCGCTGCGCCCGTTCAGCCCGAAGGAGAAGCAGCGCTTCGAGGCGGCGGAGGCGCGCAAGGCGCTGCGCCTGGAGCTCGAGAAACGCTTCGCCGAGACCCACGGGTCGGCCGACAAGGCCTGA
- a CDS encoding bacteriohemerythrin, producing MSQVLFEWSDSFNVGIQEIDEQHRTLVELLNQLHAAIRDHKGSQACRTILDQLAEYTRTHFLLEESLMRVSHYPGLELHKQQHEDLIAQVNALQDKLDNGQASISFELLHFLQVWLTKHINESDKRFGNHFVRNTDLKGYSEWSEEVKTTMKKKKWWWKFW from the coding sequence ATGAGTCAAGTCCTGTTCGAGTGGTCCGACAGCTTCAACGTCGGCATCCAGGAAATCGACGAACAGCATCGCACGCTGGTCGAGCTGCTCAACCAGCTGCACGCCGCGATCCGCGATCACAAGGGCAGCCAGGCCTGTCGCACGATCCTCGACCAGCTGGCGGAATACACGCGCACCCATTTCCTGCTGGAAGAGAGCCTGATGCGCGTGTCGCACTATCCTGGTCTCGAACTGCACAAGCAGCAGCACGAAGACCTCATCGCCCAGGTAAACGCGCTGCAGGACAAGCTCGACAACGGCCAGGCGTCGATCAGCTTCGAGTTGCTGCACTTCCTGCAGGTGTGGCTGACGAAACACATCAACGAGAGCGACAAGCGCTTCGGCAACCACTTCGTCCGCAACACCGACCTGAAGGGCTATTCGGAGTGGTCCGAAGAGGTGAAGACGACGATGAAGAAAAAGAAGTGGTGGTGGAAGTTCTGGTAA
- the otnI gene encoding 2-oxo-tetronate isomerase, with amino-acid sequence MPRFAANLTMMFTEGAFPQRFAAAARAGFTAVEFLFPYEHAPAEVAAWLRDNGLANVLFNMPPGDWAAGERGLASLPGREAEFRAGVARALEYAQALGTPCLHVMAGLVVPGIAPGVQRALYVDNLRHAARAAAQHGVKVLIEPINTRDMPGYFLSTQAEAHAIREEVGEPNLMVQMDLYHAQITEGDIATKLRRYLPHIGHIQIAGVPARNEPDDGELDYRYLFRLLDELGYAGWVGCEYRPRGKTEDGLGWLREAGG; translated from the coding sequence ATGCCCAGGTTTGCCGCCAACCTGACGATGATGTTCACCGAAGGGGCGTTTCCGCAGCGTTTCGCCGCTGCGGCGCGTGCCGGTTTCACGGCCGTCGAATTCCTCTTCCCCTACGAGCACGCACCGGCCGAGGTGGCGGCGTGGCTGAGGGACAATGGACTCGCCAACGTCCTCTTCAACATGCCGCCGGGCGACTGGGCTGCGGGCGAGCGTGGCCTCGCCTCGTTGCCGGGACGTGAGGCGGAATTTCGCGCGGGCGTGGCGCGCGCGCTGGAATATGCGCAGGCGCTCGGGACGCCCTGCCTGCATGTCATGGCGGGGCTGGTCGTGCCCGGCATTGCGCCCGGCGTGCAGCGCGCCCTGTATGTCGACAACCTGCGCCATGCGGCGCGGGCTGCTGCGCAGCACGGTGTCAAAGTGCTGATCGAGCCGATCAACACGCGCGACATGCCGGGCTACTTCCTGAGCACCCAGGCCGAGGCGCACGCGATCCGCGAGGAAGTCGGCGAGCCCAACCTGATGGTGCAGATGGACCTCTACCATGCCCAGATCACGGAAGGCGACATCGCCACCAAGCTGCGCCGCTACCTGCCTCACATCGGCCACATACAGATTGCGGGCGTGCCGGCGCGCAATGAACCGGACGATGGCGAACTCGACTACCGTTACCTCTTCCGCCTGCTCGACGAACTCGGCTACGCCGGCTGGGTCGGCTGCGAGTACCGGCCGCGCGGGAAGACCGAGGACGGGCTCGGGTGGCTGAGGGAGGCAGGGGGCTGA
- a CDS encoding type I glyceraldehyde-3-phosphate dehydrogenase → MSFRIAINGYGRIGRCFLRALHESPLRQSLSVVAINEPADIESMAYLTRFDSTHGCFPGTVGIRDGRLHIDDQDIAVTHATTPDGVDWRAFDADLLVEASGRYRYRRELEAFLGAGCSRLLLSHPGHSAADVDRTIVFGMNHESLEGHERIVSAASCTTNAVVPILAVLEQAFGIEYALTTTLHSVMNDQPVIDGYHATDLRMTRSAMQSMIPVDTGLARGITRMLPALEGRIAAKAIRVPVPNVSAIDLAVTLRRNATVDTINRLMRRVAEEDRHGVLGYSDGPHASVDFNHNGFSAIVDGSQTRASGERLVNLLLWFDNEWAFSRRLLDVAAFWAKRLGR, encoded by the coding sequence ATGAGCTTCCGCATCGCAATCAACGGCTACGGCCGCATCGGCCGCTGCTTTCTGCGCGCCCTCCACGAATCGCCGCTGCGCCAGTCGCTGTCCGTCGTCGCCATCAACGAGCCGGCAGACATCGAGAGCATGGCCTATCTGACGCGCTTCGACTCGACCCACGGCTGTTTCCCCGGCACCGTCGGCATCCGCGACGGCCGCCTGCACATCGACGACCAGGACATCGCCGTGACCCACGCGACGACGCCCGACGGCGTCGACTGGCGGGCCTTCGATGCCGACCTCCTCGTCGAGGCTTCCGGGCGCTACCGCTACCGGCGCGAACTCGAAGCCTTCCTCGGCGCCGGCTGTTCGCGCCTGCTGCTCTCGCATCCCGGTCACAGCGCCGCCGATGTCGATCGCACCATCGTGTTCGGCATGAACCACGAGTCGCTCGAAGGCCATGAGCGCATCGTCTCCGCGGCCTCCTGCACCACCAACGCCGTCGTGCCCATCCTCGCGGTCCTCGAGCAGGCATTCGGCATCGAGTACGCGCTGACCACGACGCTGCATTCGGTGATGAACGACCAGCCCGTGATCGACGGCTATCACGCCACCGACCTGCGCATGACGCGTTCCGCGATGCAGTCGATGATCCCGGTCGATACCGGGCTCGCGAGAGGCATCACGCGAATGCTGCCCGCGCTGGAAGGGCGCATCGCAGCGAAGGCGATCCGGGTGCCGGTGCCGAACGTGTCGGCCATCGACCTCGCCGTCACGCTCAGGCGCAACGCCACGGTCGATACGATCAACCGCCTGATGCGCCGCGTCGCCGAGGAAGACCGCCACGGCGTGCTCGGGTACTCCGACGGCCCGCATGCATCCGTGGACTTCAACCACAACGGCTTCTCCGCCATCGTCGACGGCAGCCAGACCCGCGCGAGCGGCGAACGGCTGGTGAACCTGCTGCTGTGGTTCGACAACGAATGGGCCTTCTCGCGCCGCCTGCTCGATGTCGCCGCGTTCTGGGCGAAGCGGCTGGGGCGCTGA
- a CDS encoding RidA family protein: protein MSKRIVLINGAPTPVGPCSQGVVMDGWVWTSGQVGLNPATGELVGPDVATQANQALHNIEAILRAAGSGLNQVVRVTVFLTNMDDFPAVNAVYANYFATDFPARSCVEVSRLPRGALVEIDAMARVNRLASR from the coding sequence ATGAGCAAGAGGATCGTCCTCATCAACGGCGCCCCGACGCCCGTCGGACCCTGTTCGCAAGGCGTCGTCATGGATGGGTGGGTCTGGACATCCGGGCAAGTCGGCTTGAATCCGGCGACGGGGGAACTGGTTGGCCCCGACGTGGCGACGCAAGCCAACCAGGCGCTGCACAACATCGAGGCGATCCTGCGCGCGGCCGGATCCGGCCTGAATCAGGTCGTTCGCGTGACCGTCTTCCTGACGAACATGGACGACTTTCCCGCGGTGAATGCCGTGTATGCCAACTACTTTGCGACGGATTTCCCGGCGCGTTCATGCGTGGAGGTGTCGCGCCTGCCACGCGGTGCGCTGGTCGAGATCGATGCGATGGCCAGGGTGAATCGCCTTGCGTCCAGATAG
- a CDS encoding 3-hydroxybutyryl-CoA dehydrogenase, with translation MTLSTVGVIGAGTMGNGIAQVCASSGMAVVMLDVSDEALRRGVTAIEGSLARVVKNGALSDAARSETLARIRVTTDYAALADCDFVIEAATENLELKKKILRQAGEATRPTAIVATNTSSLSVTELAAALPHPERFIGTHFFNPVPVMGLVEVIAAMQTSAATLETTRAFVAAIGKQVVAARNSPGFAVNRILVPMLNEAIFALQEGLATREDIDAGMRLGCNHPIGPLALADLIGLDTLLAVIESFYRGFDDPKYRPAPLLKEMVAAGYLGRKTGRGFFEY, from the coding sequence ATGACACTCAGCACGGTCGGCGTCATTGGCGCCGGAACCATGGGCAACGGCATCGCGCAGGTCTGCGCCAGCAGCGGCATGGCCGTCGTGATGCTGGACGTCTCGGACGAGGCGCTGCGTCGCGGCGTTACTGCAATCGAAGGCAGCCTCGCCCGCGTGGTGAAGAATGGGGCTCTATCCGACGCCGCCCGCAGCGAAACGCTCGCGCGCATCCGCGTGACGACCGACTATGCGGCGCTTGCCGACTGCGACTTCGTCATTGAGGCCGCGACCGAGAACCTGGAACTCAAGAAGAAGATCCTGCGCCAGGCCGGCGAAGCGACGCGCCCGACCGCGATCGTCGCGACGAACACGTCCTCCCTGTCGGTTACCGAACTCGCCGCGGCCCTGCCCCATCCCGAGCGTTTCATCGGCACCCATTTCTTCAACCCGGTGCCCGTCATGGGCCTCGTCGAGGTCATCGCGGCCATGCAGACCAGCGCCGCGACGCTGGAAACAACCCGCGCCTTCGTTGCGGCCATCGGCAAGCAAGTGGTCGCCGCAAGGAACAGCCCTGGCTTCGCCGTGAACCGCATCCTGGTGCCCATGCTCAACGAGGCCATCTTCGCGCTGCAGGAAGGTCTCGCGACGCGCGAGGACATCGACGCCGGCATGCGTCTCGGATGCAACCATCCGATCGGCCCGCTGGCCCTGGCCGACCTGATCGGTCTCGACACCCTGCTGGCCGTGATCGAATCCTTCTACCGCGGCTTCGACGACCCGAAGTATCGACCCGCCCCGCTGCTCAAGGAAATGGTCGCCGCCGGCTATCTGGGGCGCAAAACCGGCCGCGGATTCTTCGAGTACTGA
- a CDS encoding acetyl-CoA C-acyltransferase family protein, whose amino-acid sequence MTQREIFVVAAARTAIGTYGGALKDVPMTQLATTVVRAALERSGVAPDAIGHVVMGNVIPTEPRDAYLSRIAAMDAGLPKEVPAFNVNRLCGSALQAVISAAQAILLGDAEIAIGGGAETMSRGPYLVPAARWGARMGDTALVDYMNGILHDPWQRIHMGVTAENVAARYGISRSAQDELALESQRRAARAIAEGRFAAQIVPVELQTRKGPVQFAVDEHVRNEVTAEQLAKMKAIFQKDGTVTAGNASGLNDGAAALVLASDEAVRTHGLQPLARLVGYAHAGVEPEYMGVGPIPATRNVLARTGLRVEDLDVIESNEAFAAQACAVSRELGFDPAKVNPNGSGISLGHPVGATGAIIATKAIYELQRIGGRYALATMCIGGGQGIAAIFERA is encoded by the coding sequence ATGACCCAACGCGAGATCTTCGTTGTCGCTGCGGCACGCACCGCAATCGGCACCTACGGCGGCGCCCTGAAGGACGTACCCATGACGCAGCTGGCAACGACCGTCGTCCGCGCCGCGCTGGAACGCAGCGGTGTCGCACCCGACGCCATCGGTCATGTCGTCATGGGCAACGTCATCCCCACCGAACCGCGCGACGCCTATTTGAGCCGGATCGCCGCGATGGACGCGGGCCTACCGAAGGAAGTGCCTGCATTCAACGTCAATCGCCTGTGCGGCTCGGCGTTGCAGGCCGTCATCTCGGCCGCGCAGGCGATCCTGCTCGGCGACGCCGAGATCGCGATCGGCGGCGGCGCGGAGACCATGAGCCGCGGCCCCTACCTCGTCCCCGCGGCGCGCTGGGGTGCGCGCATGGGCGACACCGCACTCGTCGACTACATGAACGGCATCCTCCACGATCCCTGGCAGCGCATCCACATGGGCGTGACCGCGGAGAACGTCGCCGCGCGCTACGGCATCTCGCGCTCGGCGCAGGACGAACTCGCTCTCGAAAGCCAGCGCCGCGCTGCACGGGCAATCGCGGAAGGCCGCTTCGCCGCGCAGATCGTTCCCGTCGAGTTGCAGACCCGCAAGGGGCCGGTACAGTTCGCCGTCGACGAACACGTCCGGAACGAGGTCACCGCCGAACAACTCGCGAAAATGAAGGCGATCTTCCAGAAGGACGGCACCGTCACCGCCGGCAACGCGTCGGGCCTGAACGACGGCGCGGCAGCGCTGGTACTCGCCAGCGACGAGGCGGTGCGCACACACGGCCTGCAGCCGCTCGCCCGCCTCGTAGGCTACGCGCATGCGGGCGTCGAGCCCGAATACATGGGCGTCGGACCGATCCCGGCGACGAGGAACGTGCTCGCGCGCACCGGACTGCGCGTCGAGGATCTCGACGTGATCGAGTCCAACGAGGCCTTCGCCGCCCAGGCCTGCGCCGTGTCCCGCGAGCTCGGCTTCGACCCCGCGAAAGTCAACCCGAACGGCTCGGGGATCTCGCTCGGCCATCCGGTCGGCGCGACCGGCGCGATCATCGCGACCAAGGCGATCTACGAACTGCAGCGCATCGGCGGCCGCTACGCACTCGCGACGATGTGCATCGGCGGCGGACAGGGCATCGCCGCGATCTTCGAGCGCGCCTGA
- a CDS encoding acetate--CoA ligase family protein yields MSHRLSPLLQPRSIAMIGASNNAARIGGMPLDLLKHFGYEGRVFPVNPKYEEIFGYPCYPDIESVPEAPELVVLAIGAADVTAMLRRCHARGARAAIIYAAGFAEMGGEGIALQEELERFAAESGMVVAGPNCMGFANLNLKAYTAFATVFKNVPAQTGGGRASLVTQSGNVCSAVFALMRQLGVEVSHFINTGNEACLEYSEYLEFLAQDDETDCVVGYIEQLRDGRRFVDAALAFAEADKPLILYKAGETEKGSEAVRSHTSALAGNLALYKAGFRQLNVIQGRDFAQMADLAWLSGFRHRAGGKRVAIVTLSGALGAILADKFIAAGLDVPTLPAEVQQALRDGIPDYGMVSNPIDVTGNIVNDPAFVRSVFGALASSDAVDTVVIYASGSLLDRMAEPLLEVCARHPRLFVAIDTGKATCRERLAAGGVPVFTDIGRAVQALAPFCHWLAGRDGVRRWAKLRRETTSAQKDYAVAGLNEYETKRLLGEFGVPAVAEMPAGDADAAAKAAARIGYPVVLKVLSADIAHKTEAGGVRLNLADESQVRQAFAEILASARSYAPQARIDGVLVQAMSKGVAELIAGVTHDPVFGPALTVGLGGVLTELYCDVSHRLLPVDEAMVGEMLGELKAYPLLDGFRGRPKADVAAACGAIAAISRASAALGAAAQEIEINPLQVGTSGAVAIDALLLAP; encoded by the coding sequence ATGTCCCATCGCTTGTCCCCACTGCTGCAGCCCCGTTCGATCGCGATGATCGGGGCCAGCAACAACGCGGCCCGCATCGGCGGCATGCCGCTCGACCTGCTCAAGCACTTCGGCTACGAGGGCCGGGTCTTTCCGGTGAATCCCAAGTACGAGGAGATCTTCGGCTACCCCTGTTATCCGGACATCGAGTCGGTGCCCGAAGCGCCAGAGCTCGTCGTGCTGGCGATCGGCGCGGCCGATGTCACGGCCATGCTGCGCCGTTGCCATGCGCGGGGGGCGCGCGCCGCGATCATCTACGCTGCCGGGTTTGCGGAAATGGGGGGCGAGGGCATCGCCTTGCAGGAGGAGCTCGAGCGCTTCGCGGCGGAGTCCGGCATGGTCGTTGCGGGCCCCAACTGCATGGGTTTCGCCAACCTCAATCTCAAGGCCTACACGGCTTTTGCGACGGTGTTCAAGAACGTGCCGGCGCAGACGGGGGGCGGTCGCGCGAGTCTCGTGACGCAGAGCGGCAACGTGTGCTCGGCCGTGTTCGCGCTGATGCGCCAGCTGGGTGTCGAGGTGAGCCACTTCATCAACACCGGCAACGAGGCGTGCCTGGAATATTCCGAGTACCTGGAGTTCCTCGCGCAGGACGACGAAACCGACTGCGTGGTGGGCTACATCGAGCAGCTGCGCGACGGGCGCCGCTTCGTCGATGCCGCGCTGGCCTTTGCCGAAGCCGACAAGCCGTTGATCCTGTACAAGGCGGGCGAGACGGAGAAAGGCTCGGAGGCGGTGCGTTCGCACACGTCGGCGCTGGCGGGCAATCTGGCGCTGTACAAGGCGGGGTTCCGTCAGCTGAACGTCATCCAGGGGCGGGACTTCGCGCAGATGGCGGACCTTGCCTGGCTGAGCGGCTTCCGCCACCGCGCGGGTGGCAAGCGGGTCGCGATCGTGACGCTCTCCGGTGCGCTCGGGGCGATCCTCGCGGACAAGTTCATCGCCGCCGGGCTCGATGTGCCGACGCTGCCCGCCGAGGTGCAGCAGGCCTTGCGCGATGGCATCCCCGACTACGGCATGGTGTCCAACCCGATCGACGTGACCGGGAACATCGTCAATGACCCGGCCTTTGTCCGCTCCGTGTTCGGCGCGCTCGCGAGCAGCGACGCGGTCGATACGGTCGTGATCTATGCGTCGGGGTCGCTCCTCGACCGCATGGCGGAGCCGCTCCTCGAGGTGTGCGCGCGTCATCCGCGCCTCTTCGTCGCGATCGATACCGGCAAGGCGACGTGCCGCGAGCGGCTGGCTGCGGGCGGGGTGCCGGTCTTCACGGACATCGGGCGCGCAGTGCAGGCGCTCGCGCCTTTCTGCCATTGGCTCGCCGGGCGCGACGGCGTGCGCCGCTGGGCGAAGCTGCGGCGCGAGACAACTTCCGCGCAGAAGGACTATGCGGTGGCGGGGCTCAACGAATACGAAACGAAGCGCCTGCTGGGCGAATTCGGGGTGCCGGCGGTCGCGGAAATGCCGGCGGGCGATGCCGATGCTGCGGCCAAGGCGGCAGCGCGCATCGGCTACCCGGTCGTGCTCAAGGTGCTGAGCGCGGACATCGCGCACAAGACGGAGGCGGGGGGCGTGCGGCTGAACCTCGCCGACGAAAGCCAAGTTCGCCAGGCTTTTGCCGAGATCCTCGCGTCGGCGCGCAGCTATGCGCCGCAGGCCCGCATCGACGGCGTGCTCGTGCAAGCCATGTCGAAGGGCGTCGCAGAGCTCATCGCCGGGGTCACGCACGATCCGGTGTTCGGGCCGGCCCTCACGGTCGGGCTGGGCGGGGTGCTGACGGAACTGTACTGCGACGTCAGCCATCGCCTGCTGCCGGTGGATGAGGCGATGGTCGGCGAGATGCTGGGCGAACTGAAGGCCTACCCGCTGCTCGACGGCTTCCGTGGTCGCCCGAAGGCGGACGTCGCAGCGGCTTGCGGGGCGATCGCCGCGATCTCGCGCGCCTCGGCGGCGCTGGGTGCTGCCGCACAGGAAATCGAGATCAACCCGCTGCAGGTCGGGACGTCCGGCGCCGTGGCGATCGACGCCCTGCTGCTCGCACCCTGA